In the genome of Maribacter forsetii DSM 18668, the window GCTCTTCTCGCTGTATCTTCAACATAGGGGTTCAATCCTCTATTTTCATGAACCACTACGATACCTGGCAATTTGCCTTCTGCCGATTTTGGTTTGGATAATAATGCATTGATTTCACCACCTCCTTTATGAGAATTATAAGTAATGAAACCCGAATCCAAATCTGGATTGTTTTTATCAACCAAAAAAGTATTCTCATAATCTGGCATTAGAAAACTCATTAACGATGGCACTGTGAGACCACCTACGGCGTACATGGACAGTTTCTGTACAAAGTCTCTACGTTCTAGTTTATTATGGGCATAGGCATCATACAAATCAAATACCTCTTGCTTAATATCTTCTTTTTTTAGTGGTTTCATTTTCTTAGCTTTTTTGTTCTATTTAAAAATACGAAAACATCATGACTACCTAAATACTTTTAACAATAGAAAAAGCCTCATTCCTAATTGTTTAGGAATGAGGCTTTCGTAATTTACGGAATGAAATGTTAGCCTAAACTAGCTAAACTTTTTTCCAATGTTTCTATTTTAGCTTCGGCATCAGCCAATTTTTTGCGTTCTATAGCTATGACCTTTTCAGGAGCATTATTTACAAATCGTTCATTAGAAAGTTTCTTTTGAACTGATGTTAAAAAGCCTTTAGTATATTTTAGCTCTTCATTGATCTTAATGATTTCTGCCTCTATATCAATAGCACCTTCCATAGGCACAAAATACTCGTTACTCTTTACCCTAAAAGTCAATGCACCTTCTAACTGTTCATCTAAATAACTGATTTCAGATACATTGGTAAGTTTGGAAATTACCACATCCCAACGGTTACTTGCATTTTCAGAATTTAGAACTGATAGCTCCAATGATTCTTTCATTGGAATATTCTTATTCTTTCTTATAGTTCTAACACCGGATATTACCTCAGCAGCAAAATCGAACTGAGCTATTAACTCTTCATCAATTTTACCAACGGCTGGCCATTTTGATATGACCAAAGCTTCAGTTTCATCTCTTTTTGCAATATGTTGCCAAACTTCTTCGGTCAAAAATGGCATAAAAGGATGCAACAATTTAAGGTTCTGCTCAAACAACTCTATTACCTTATCAAAAGTAGTTCTATCAATAGGCTGTTGATATGCAGGCTTAATAATCTCCAATAAAGAAGAACTATAATCATCCCAAACCAACTTATATATTGACATTAAAGCATCTGAAATACGGAACTTGCTAAAATGATCTTCAATCTCTAATAATGTCTTATTCAACTTTGACTCATACCACTCTAAACCAAGTTTTGAAGCCTCTGGTTGAGGAATATCTGCAATTTCCCATCCTTTCACCAATCTGAAACCGTTCCAAATTTTATTAGCAAAGTTTTTTCCTTGCTGACAAAGATCTTCATCAAACATTAAATCATTACCTGCAGCTGAACTTAACAAAAGACCTACACGAACTCCGTCAGCTCCATAATCCTCTATTAATTTTAAAGCATCTGGTGAATTACCCAATGACTTTGACATTTTTCTTCGTTGCTTATCTCTTACCAATCCGGTGAAATAAACATTTTCAAAAGGCTTCTCTCCTCTAAACTCATACCCTGCAACAATCATTCTAGCTACCCAGAAAAATAGAATATCCGGTCCGGTTACTAAATCGTTTGTTGGGTAGTAATAGTTTATCTCTTCATTATCTGGCTCCATAATACCGCCAAATACACTCATTGGCCATAACCACGATGAAAACCACGTATCTAAAACATCGGCATCTTGTCTTAAGTCACTTTCTTTTAAATCTGAATTACCTGATTTATCTTTTGCAAGTTTTAATGCATCTGCTATGTTAGCCGCTACAACAAAATCTTCTTGTCCGTCACCAAAATAAAATGCTGGTATTTGTTGTCCCCACCATAGTTGTCTAGAAATATTCCAATCACGAACATTTTCCATCCAATGACGGTATGTGTTTTCAAATTTCTTTGGATGCAACTTTACATCGCCACTCTCCATCACCGCTTCTAAAGCAGGTTTTGCCAAATCTTCCATTTTCAGGAACCATTGATCAGATAATTTAGGTTCAATAACAGCCTTGGTTCTTTCTGAAGTACCTACTTTATTAATATGGGTCTCAGTCTTAACCAGAATACCTAAATCTTCTAATTCTTTAGAAATCTCTTTTCTTACTACGAAACGATCTTTACCTTCATAATGCAATCCAAAACTATTTAAGGTTGCATTATCATTAAAAATATCGATAGTTTCTAGGTTATGTTTTTCTCCTAATGCTTTATCGTTGATATCATGTGCAGGCGTTACTTTTAAACACCCTGTACCAAATTCCACATCTACATATTCATCTTCTATAATAGGAATTACTCTATTACAGATAGGAACAATTACTTTTTTACCTTTTAGATGTGTAAAACGCTCATCGTTCGGATTAATGCAAATTGCGGTATCTCCTAATATAGTTTCCGGTCTTGTGGTTGCAATGGTTACTTTCTCATCTGACCCTTCTATGGCATAAGACAAATAATATAAAAGACCTTGTTTTTCTTCATAGATAACTTCTTCATCAGACAAGGTTGTTTGTGCTTCAGGATCCCAATTCACCATTCTATACCCACGGTATATTAGCCCTTTGTTATAGAGATCAATAAAAACCTTAATAACACTATCATAACGCTCTTGATCCATGGTGAACGCAGTACGGTCCCAATCACAAGAACAACCCAGTTTTTTCAACTGTTCTAAAATGATTCCGCCATATTCATTTGTCCAATCCCACGCATGTTTTAAAAACTCATCTCTGGTAAGATCGTTTTTATTGATGCCTTGCTCTTTTAATTTCGCAACTACCTTTGCCTCGGTTGCAATAGAGGCATGATCCGTTCCCGGTACCCAACATGCATTTTTTCCTAAAAGACGGGCTCTTCTTATGAGTACATCTTGTATTGTATTGTTCAACATATGCCCCATATGCAAAATACCAGTTACGTTTGGTGGTGGTATAACGATACTATATGGTTCTCTTTCATCTGGTTCTGAGTGAAAGTAGCCGTTTTTCATCCAGTAATCATACCATTGTGATTCTGTGGCCTGCGGATTATATTTTGAAGGAATTTCCATTTTTTGGAACAGTTTTTGAATAATAATAAACTGGGTTATTAAAAATTAAAGCCGAACTGACATTCTAACGGTCATTTCAGCTAAATTTCACCCAAAGATAAATACGAAACAAAAATAAGTAACGTTAGAGTATAACAAAAGGATTTTGAGGTTGATCTGAAAAGATTTAATTTTGACATCCACCCAAAATTATAAATGATGAAAAAAATAGTACTTGTATTATTTGTTGGCTTACTAGGTTTTAGTTTAACTGCACAGGACGCAGCTGCCAAAATAGAGTTTAAATCTGAAACTGTGGATTACGGCGAAATCGCTAAAGGATCTGACGGAGTAAGAGTTTTTGAATTTACAAACACAGGAACTGCACCACTTATAGTGAGTAAAGTTAGTTCTAGTTGTGGTTGTACCATTCCAAAAAAACCAGAAGATCCAATTTTACCAGGTAAAACAGGTGAAATTCAAGTGAAATATGATACCAATAGAGTTGGTCCTATCCGTAAAGCAATTACGGTTATTTCTAACGCTGACACTCCTACTAAGGTTTTAAAAATCAAAGGAGAAGTTCAAGCTACTACTGGTACCAAATAAAAGAACTTTTTAAAAATTCAAAGCCCAACTGAAAAGTTTGGCTTTTTTTATGCTTTACTGTTCGTCAAATAAAGGTTTTAAGACAAAACTAAAGAGCAGGTCGCTGTCATACCTTTCTACCAAAACCTTAATTTTTTTGTCCTTTTTAAAATTAAGCATATGCATAATCTCTTGTAATTTATATCGATGGATTCGCTTACCGTTCACTGCCAGAATGACATCGCCTTCTCGTAAGCCCGCCGAATGTGCCGGACTCCCCTGGCGTATACCCGAAACTATAATCTCTGGCACCAAACTTAACCTTGTAGCACCCTGAAGTATAATTTGTACATTTCCATAGGTTTTGGCACTGCTATTTAGCACACCGTTTGAATCGGTAATTCGTTCTGAAACATAACGCATACCCGCATGTTGCAAATCAATTCCGCTAATATTATATTGAAATAGTTTACCGAAATTGGCATTCTTGGTCATTATCAATTTTTCATTTCTATAATCGAATACCACATTAAAACGTTTTATCACCTCACCGCCCAAGCTTCCGTTTCTACCTCCAAAATCTGAAATTGTAGTGAACGTCTCCATATCAGGAAAAGCCGCCTTTGCATCACTCAGTACAAAATCTGCAATCTTTAAATGATTTATTTTTGTTCGCTTCCCAAAAATATCACCTGCCAACCCTTTTCCTAAAAAATCTTGATAATGCTTTTCGGGCAATTGAATTCTTTCATCTTCAAATAGCCATACTGCATCGCTACTTCCCGTATCCAATAACATTTTTACAGGTATTTCCTCATCCTTACTTATCATAACAAATGCATCTAAATATGCCTTCTTTCTAATGACAGACATATCTACAACCCTAGTGTTCTTAGATTTTTTGTACCTATAAAGTTCAGGGTCATGAAATTTTATGGTATGCTTTACATAGTTTATATCAACTACAAAATCTCTAAATAGATCATATCCAATTATACCATGCACAGGCACACCAAGGCTTGGCGAAAAGTTAACACCAGCATCCATTACTACATAAATGTTTTGGGAAGTATTCTTGACATTACCTAACTGCACAAAATTTCCGGTAGATTTTAATGCATTGATCGGGTCCCCTTCCCCTAGCCCATTAATTGTAATTTCGGTTACATTATTTAATTGAATAGAATCTTGATCCGCCAAATTGAATAAAATTGGTGTACCAACACCAGAATCTAACACAAAAGATAACTCCGTGCCATTGACATCAATAGGTATGACCATGAGATTATTAATCAATTGAAACTTTACTTTATGAAATTTCTTTCCGGCAGGTAATTGATAGGTTTGTGCTATTCCTGAAAAGGAAAAACAACATGACAAAAGAATCAATAGTATTCTATATTTACGTAACATAATCTATATGAATTAGTTAACCCTTTTTAAGATACATAATAATTTGATACAGTACCTAATTTTAACACGATAGGCAAAACCAAATAAAAGCCTAATTACTTTGTAAGAACCATAATCATTTATCACTTTTGTGAAAAATTCGAATAATATGCCATCTGTATCAAATAAGGGGCTCACCATGCCTCAATCACCTATAAGAAAGTTAGTTCCGTTTGCTGAAAATG includes:
- a CDS encoding valine--tRNA ligase; the protein is MEIPSKYNPQATESQWYDYWMKNGYFHSEPDEREPYSIVIPPPNVTGILHMGHMLNNTIQDVLIRRARLLGKNACWVPGTDHASIATEAKVVAKLKEQGINKNDLTRDEFLKHAWDWTNEYGGIILEQLKKLGCSCDWDRTAFTMDQERYDSVIKVFIDLYNKGLIYRGYRMVNWDPEAQTTLSDEEVIYEEKQGLLYYLSYAIEGSDEKVTIATTRPETILGDTAICINPNDERFTHLKGKKVIVPICNRVIPIIEDEYVDVEFGTGCLKVTPAHDINDKALGEKHNLETIDIFNDNATLNSFGLHYEGKDRFVVRKEISKELEDLGILVKTETHINKVGTSERTKAVIEPKLSDQWFLKMEDLAKPALEAVMESGDVKLHPKKFENTYRHWMENVRDWNISRQLWWGQQIPAFYFGDGQEDFVVAANIADALKLAKDKSGNSDLKESDLRQDADVLDTWFSSWLWPMSVFGGIMEPDNEEINYYYPTNDLVTGPDILFFWVARMIVAGYEFRGEKPFENVYFTGLVRDKQRRKMSKSLGNSPDALKLIEDYGADGVRVGLLLSSAAGNDLMFDEDLCQQGKNFANKIWNGFRLVKGWEIADIPQPEASKLGLEWYESKLNKTLLEIEDHFSKFRISDALMSIYKLVWDDYSSSLLEIIKPAYQQPIDRTTFDKVIELFEQNLKLLHPFMPFLTEEVWQHIAKRDETEALVISKWPAVGKIDEELIAQFDFAAEVISGVRTIRKNKNIPMKESLELSVLNSENASNRWDVVISKLTNVSEISYLDEQLEGALTFRVKSNEYFVPMEGAIDIEAEIIKINEELKYTKGFLTSVQKKLSNERFVNNAPEKVIAIERKKLADAEAKIETLEKSLASLG
- a CDS encoding DUF1573 domain-containing protein, with translation MMKKIVLVLFVGLLGFSLTAQDAAAKIEFKSETVDYGEIAKGSDGVRVFEFTNTGTAPLIVSKVSSSCGCTIPKKPEDPILPGKTGEIQVKYDTNRVGPIRKAITVISNADTPTKVLKIKGEVQATTGTK
- a CDS encoding aspartyl protease family protein; protein product: MLRKYRILLILLSCCFSFSGIAQTYQLPAGKKFHKVKFQLINNLMVIPIDVNGTELSFVLDSGVGTPILFNLADQDSIQLNNVTEITINGLGEGDPINALKSTGNFVQLGNVKNTSQNIYVVMDAGVNFSPSLGVPVHGIIGYDLFRDFVVDINYVKHTIKFHDPELYRYKKSKNTRVVDMSVIRKKAYLDAFVMISKDEEIPVKMLLDTGSSDAVWLFEDERIQLPEKHYQDFLGKGLAGDIFGKRTKINHLKIADFVLSDAKAAFPDMETFTTISDFGGRNGSLGGEVIKRFNVVFDYRNEKLIMTKNANFGKLFQYNISGIDLQHAGMRYVSERITDSNGVLNSSAKTYGNVQIILQGATRLSLVPEIIVSGIRQGSPAHSAGLREGDVILAVNGKRIHRYKLQEIMHMLNFKKDKKIKVLVERYDSDLLFSFVLKPLFDEQ